Proteins encoded by one window of Lycium barbarum isolate Lr01 chromosome 11, ASM1917538v2, whole genome shotgun sequence:
- the LOC132618249 gene encoding stress-induced protein KIN2-like produces the protein MDASQKASYHAGEAKGQIQEKASQMMDKARATVQSAQQSMQETGQQMKAKAQGAADAVKDTVGANK, from the exons ATGGATGCATCTCAGAAAGCCAGTTACCATGCAGGAGAGGCTAAGGGCCAAATTCAG GAGAAAGCTAGCCAGATGATGGACAAAGCTAGAGCTACTGTCCAATCTGCTCAGCAATCGATGCAGGAG ACTGGACAACAGATGAAGGCTAAGGCACAAGGAGCTGCTGATGCCGTGAAAGATACTGTTGGAGCAAACAAGTGA